A single window of Methanoregula sp. DNA harbors:
- a CDS encoding cation transporter, which translates to MKFVVGYAICSISIISEAIHSPMYLLATLIAFFSVRKSAEPPDAAHSFGHGKFEDVPGPNEALLSLSLRS; encoded by the coding sequence ATGAAATTTGTTGTCGGGTATGCTATATGCTCCATCAGTATTATATCGGAGGCGATCCACTCCCCCATGTACCTACTTGCCACCCTGATCGCCTTCTTCTCGGTACGCAAATCAGCTGAACCTCCCGATGCCGCACATTCATTTGGTCATGGGAAATTCGAGGACGTCCCAGGGCCTAATGAGGCACTGCTATCTTTGTCGCTGCGATCCTGA
- a CDS encoding cupredoxin domain-containing protein, with protein MKLAIPLGLLIVLALISCGCMTMSPASPVTTSPTAAMMTISPQTIAHSGGSGVTIPIRIKENNFDPDFITVKVGTTVVWTNEDPRTHTVTYLGSDIMRFDSGPLATGQTFSNAFTAPGRYVYTDKQYSYMKGTVLVE; from the coding sequence ATGAAACTTGCGATTCCTTTAGGGCTCCTGATTGTACTTGCCCTCATCAGTTGTGGGTGTATGACGATGTCCCCGGCATCACCGGTAACCACATCGCCCACCGCAGCGATGATGACAATATCTCCCCAGACAATTGCCCATTCAGGTGGATCCGGTGTAACCATTCCTATCCGGATTAAGGAAAACAACTTTGACCCGGACTTTATTACCGTCAAAGTCGGGACTACGGTTGTCTGGACAAATGAGGATCCCCGAACTCACACGGTTACTTATCTGGGTAGTGATATCATGAGATTTGACTCAGGTCCTCTTGCAACAGGGCAGACATTCAGTAACGCGTTCACAGCGCCAGGCCGGTATGTCTATACCGACAAACAGTATTCATATATGAAAGGGACGGTTCTTGTGGAATGA
- a CDS encoding flavodoxin family protein — MKKVLIICGSPRPDGNTAQIAQECANVIESNGVSAEVISFAGKKIESCTACYQCKDLGECVIDDGLNEVIKKLRKAHGFIIASPVYFGTARGDVMSALQRIGMVSMASDGFLSGKVGGPIAVARRGGHTATIQELLMFYLINDMIVVGSNYWNMVFGRDPGEIWRDDEGIATIRVFAGNVASLVKKLG, encoded by the coding sequence ATGAAAAAAGTCCTCATTATCTGCGGAAGCCCACGTCCTGATGGCAATACAGCGCAAATTGCACAAGAGTGTGCTAATGTGATTGAAAGCAATGGTGTGTCTGCAGAGGTCATATCGTTTGCCGGAAAAAAGATAGAGTCGTGCACCGCCTGCTACCAGTGCAAGGATCTTGGGGAATGCGTCATCGATGACGGACTCAACGAAGTCATAAAAAAACTTCGCAAAGCACATGGATTCATCATCGCATCTCCGGTATATTTCGGCACAGCCCGTGGCGATGTGATGTCAGCGCTCCAGAGGATCGGTATGGTCTCGATGGCATCAGACGGATTCCTTTCAGGAAAAGTCGGCGGACCGATTGCAGTTGCACGAAGGGGTGGGCATACCGCGACCATCCAGGAGCTGCTGATGTTCTACCTGATCAACGACATGATTGTGGTCGGGTCAAACTACTGGAACATGGTCTTTGGCAGAGACCCGGGTGAGATCTGGAGAGATGACGAGGGTATTGCCACAATCCGGGTCTTTGCCGGAAATGTTGCTAGTCTTGTCAAAAAACTTGGTTAA
- a CDS encoding DEAD/DEAH box helicase: MASVFALLHESLQTVLSQRLGWTELREVQELSYYAISKGSDVLVIAPTAGGKSEAALIPVIDDLLWEGRQGIACLYISPLKALINDQEERFADFCIPTGLVVMKWHGDVPKGDRAWKEGEKPHILMITPESLEVLLHEPKLAAALKNLRAVIIDELHAFVESERGVHLKTLLYRIDCIAQRPVQRIGLSATVGNPDEILGWLSDHRHNEEVVAVQASAKQKRFSFVIEAEEKDRIDAVVRIVADKKALVFVNSRRDAENVMNAISPRMENVYIHHSSLSSAVRKEAEDAFSRSGGACIICTSTLELGIDIGDLDVVVQLGPPNSVSSFLQRMGRSGRRGKSAYVAWVLRDACELLCSTAIIESAMKRAVEPLHPQQRPYNVLVQQMFLFVHRTGRTTLKQLERTLRAFPPFSRIPMSTIRQVVNHAIIKGYLSTDGDMLMIGEQAERTFGNSNWKDLYSVITGVGEYRAVTPDGELIGKLDARFVSSRSAGEFSLGGKVWSMVKCDEGHNLVVVVPGTEQTSRAFWTGGGQAGFSPLVCDSVQKIVSRGGTRLPLLNHEQEILDKRIRRMPSGIPPTGLVIWERRSGNRIDVVVLSLYGIQFNRLLTILLSQELGKRAKVRYSDFIVLARNVEKDGGAVQVEQALYAIKTLDRDSIGARLAALPAESWKFGMVLPEPVLQDMALSEHYHVEEFIETIRKVPVSIVKGFVDNKTGIT; encoded by the coding sequence ATGGCATCGGTATTTGCATTGCTCCACGAATCGCTCCAGACCGTTCTCTCCCAGCGGCTTGGGTGGACTGAGCTTCGGGAGGTGCAGGAACTATCGTACTATGCCATATCAAAGGGAAGCGACGTGCTGGTTATTGCCCCGACAGCCGGGGGCAAATCGGAAGCCGCCCTGATTCCTGTCATCGATGACCTGTTATGGGAAGGGCGGCAGGGGATCGCATGCCTGTATATCTCGCCGCTCAAAGCGCTTATCAATGACCAGGAGGAGCGGTTCGCAGACTTCTGTATTCCCACAGGACTTGTGGTGATGAAATGGCATGGGGATGTCCCGAAAGGCGACCGGGCATGGAAGGAAGGGGAAAAGCCACACATCCTGATGATCACCCCGGAGTCTCTTGAAGTACTGCTCCACGAACCAAAGCTTGCCGCTGCACTGAAAAATCTCCGTGCTGTCATAATTGATGAGCTGCATGCGTTTGTCGAGTCTGAACGCGGGGTGCATTTAAAGACACTGCTGTACCGGATCGACTGCATCGCGCAGCGCCCGGTCCAGAGGATCGGACTTTCTGCGACTGTGGGGAACCCCGACGAGATCCTCGGGTGGCTCTCGGATCACCGTCATAATGAGGAGGTGGTCGCTGTTCAGGCCTCAGCAAAGCAGAAACGTTTCTCCTTTGTCATTGAAGCAGAGGAAAAAGACCGGATTGATGCAGTTGTCCGTATCGTCGCGGATAAAAAAGCGCTTGTTTTTGTGAACAGTCGGCGCGATGCGGAGAATGTTATGAACGCGATCTCTCCCCGGATGGAGAATGTATATATCCATCACTCTTCGCTTTCATCAGCTGTACGTAAGGAAGCGGAGGATGCGTTCTCAAGATCGGGCGGTGCCTGTATCATCTGCACGAGCACACTCGAACTGGGGATCGATATCGGCGACCTTGACGTAGTCGTACAGCTGGGTCCGCCGAACTCGGTCTCATCGTTCCTGCAACGGATGGGCAGGAGTGGCAGGCGAGGAAAATCGGCATATGTCGCATGGGTCCTGCGCGATGCCTGCGAACTGCTCTGCAGCACCGCCATCATTGAAAGCGCCATGAAAAGAGCAGTCGAACCGCTCCACCCGCAGCAACGTCCGTATAACGTGCTTGTCCAGCAGATGTTTTTGTTCGTTCACCGTACAGGCCGGACAACGCTGAAACAGCTTGAGCGCACCCTGCGTGCATTTCCCCCGTTTTCACGTATTCCAATGTCTACAATCCGGCAGGTCGTCAATCATGCAATAATAAAAGGATACCTCTCAACTGATGGTGACATGCTGATGATTGGTGAACAGGCTGAACGGACATTCGGGAACTCGAACTGGAAGGATCTGTACTCGGTAATCACCGGGGTCGGGGAATACCGTGCAGTAACCCCCGATGGGGAATTGATCGGAAAGCTGGATGCCCGGTTCGTTTCGAGTCGGTCGGCCGGTGAGTTCTCGTTAGGTGGTAAGGTCTGGTCGATGGTGAAGTGCGACGAGGGTCACAATCTCGTGGTGGTCGTACCCGGCACCGAACAGACATCCCGGGCATTCTGGACTGGAGGCGGACAAGCCGGATTTTCACCTCTTGTTTGCGATTCGGTCCAGAAGATCGTTTCAAGGGGGGGAACCCGGCTCCCGCTGCTTAACCATGAGCAGGAGATACTGGATAAACGGATCCGGCGCATGCCTTCTGGAATTCCCCCGACAGGGCTTGTAATCTGGGAGCGCAGGTCGGGGAATCGTATTGACGTGGTCGTACTTTCGCTCTATGGGATCCAATTCAACCGGCTCCTCACGATCCTGCTCTCGCAGGAGCTTGGAAAACGGGCAAAAGTGCGGTACAGCGATTTTATTGTTCTTGCAAGGAACGTGGAAAAGGATGGAGGGGCAGTACAGGTTGAGCAAGCGTTGTATGCAATCAAAACCCTTGACCGTGATTCCATCGGTGCACGACTGGCAGCACTACCTGCAGAATCGTGGAAGTTCGGTATGGTGCTGCCAGAACCTGTCCTGCAGGATATGGCACTCTCGGAGCATTACCATGTTGAAGAGTTTATTGAGACAATCCGTAAGGTTCCGGTATCTATTGTTAAAGGGTTTGTTGATAATAAAACAGGTATCACATAG
- the trxA gene encoding thioredoxin, which yields MADDELAKIREKKMQDLRDRFDPAKRAAPAVGHAVVIPVDEVHFAHVLQQHPALVIDFWAEWCGPCRRVAPIVEELAQEFAGKVTFAKCDTDHNQRLAMKFGISAIPCLLFFSSGQMIDRLIGAVPKELIHAKVVRNFGV from the coding sequence ATGGCAGATGATGAACTTGCAAAGATACGGGAGAAAAAAATGCAGGATCTTCGGGATCGGTTCGATCCCGCAAAGAGAGCGGCACCTGCTGTCGGGCATGCTGTCGTGATACCTGTTGACGAAGTCCATTTTGCTCATGTACTGCAGCAGCACCCGGCACTCGTGATCGATTTCTGGGCGGAGTGGTGCGGACCGTGCAGGCGTGTTGCCCCGATTGTTGAGGAACTTGCACAGGAGTTTGCGGGAAAAGTCACGTTTGCAAAGTGCGATACCGATCACAACCAGCGGCTCGCGATGAAGTTTGGCATCTCCGCAATCCCTTGCCTGCTCTTCTTCTCAAGCGGGCAGATGATAGACCGGCTTATCGGGGCAGTGCCAAAGGAATTGATCCATGCGAAGGTTGTGAGGAATTTTGGGGTTTAA
- a CDS encoding 4a-hydroxytetrahydrobiopterin dehydratase, protein MDLTKEKIITYRVGSPPLTRKETFELLKAVPGWSLNNGHLTHTFTFESSSESLSFINDVMGFSQAEGHLPDVNLREARIVEVSYYTYPAGGLTWNDFIMAAKLNEKGYRKQE, encoded by the coding sequence ATGGATCTCACCAAGGAAAAGATCATTACCTACCGAGTCGGTTCACCCCCCCTGACGCGGAAGGAGACCTTTGAGCTTCTCAAAGCCGTGCCTGGGTGGTCGCTCAATAACGGCCACCTCACCCACACCTTCACTTTTGAATCCAGTTCCGAGTCCCTGTCATTCATCAACGACGTTATGGGATTCTCACAGGCAGAGGGGCACCTTCCCGATGTCAACCTCAGGGAGGCGAGAATTGTAGAGGTCTCGTATTATACATATCCTGCTGGGGGACTCACGTGGAATGATTTTATAATGGCGGCAAAGTTAAACGAGAAAGGATATAGAAAACAGGAATAA
- a CDS encoding cupredoxin domain-containing protein yields the protein MRILSLLSISLIGAAVLCAGCMQAAEPVQPQVTPTIGVPAQTVSSLLATTVPTPISQASVSGNTITIKNFAFTPRTMTVKSGSIVRWENQDSAPHRIIFVDKDGRDTTLDSTVLSSAQSWSNKFDKPGTYPYYCKIHPEMTGTVIVE from the coding sequence ATGAGAATCCTCTCCCTCCTCTCAATCTCTCTCATCGGTGCAGCGGTCCTTTGTGCCGGCTGTATGCAGGCAGCGGAGCCGGTACAGCCACAGGTAACTCCAACAATTGGGGTTCCGGCGCAGACCGTTTCATCATTGCTTGCTACAACAGTCCCAACACCCATCAGCCAGGCATCGGTGTCGGGAAATACCATCACAATTAAAAATTTTGCATTCACCCCCCGGACTATGACCGTGAAGAGCGGATCAATTGTGCGCTGGGAAAACCAGGATTCTGCACCGCACCGGATCATTTTCGTTGATAAGGACGGGCGGGACACCACCCTTGACTCAACCGTCCTATCCTCTGCGCAGTCCTGGAGCAATAAATTCGATAAACCGGGAACATATCCATATTATTGTAAAATCCATCCTGAGATGACCGGAACCGTGATCGTGGAGTGA
- a CDS encoding thiamine S protein — protein sequence MTVYCRLAVRPDGNVLEYAGVDGSTYEDALKQIGINPDTVLIIGENNKSIPQDAPIREKKVDIVLTCSRG from the coding sequence GTGACTGTTTACTGCAGGCTGGCGGTCAGGCCGGACGGGAATGTGCTTGAGTATGCGGGTGTTGATGGCAGTACATATGAGGATGCACTGAAACAGATCGGGATCAATCCAGACACGGTTCTCATCATCGGTGAAAATAACAAAAGCATCCCGCAGGACGCTCCCATCAGGGAAAAAAAGGTGGATATTGTACTGACCTGTTCACGGGGTTGA
- a CDS encoding VIT1/CCC1 transporter family protein: MNKDPLGTLSLDKITTFQRGEITEHRIYTMIAGSVSDSHNREVLSRIASQEYEHYLIWKKYTSRDVAPDVLRVWFYYLLARVLGITFSIKLMEGIEKRAQLVYHDLGTIIPEVKEILAHEEAHERELIGLLDEERLHYVGSVVLGLNDALVEFTGSLAGLTFAIQNSQVIAIAGLIMGVAASLSMAASEYLSQKSESGSKNPLKASLYTGITYLMTVALLILPFLLLSNPYIALPLTLGAAVLVIFLFTFYISVAKDLPFIRRFGEMVAISMGIAGISFVIGIIIRLVLHVDV; the protein is encoded by the coding sequence ATGAACAAAGATCCATTGGGCACTCTTTCCCTTGATAAAATCACCACATTCCAGAGGGGGGAGATCACCGAGCACCGGATATACACAATGATTGCAGGTTCAGTTAGTGACAGCCATAACCGTGAAGTACTGTCGCGGATTGCATCGCAGGAATACGAACATTACCTGATCTGGAAAAAGTATACGTCACGCGATGTCGCACCGGATGTATTGCGGGTCTGGTTTTATTATCTCCTCGCACGTGTCCTTGGTATTACCTTTTCGATCAAGCTGATGGAGGGAATAGAGAAACGCGCCCAGCTGGTCTACCACGACCTCGGGACGATCATCCCGGAAGTAAAGGAAATCCTAGCCCACGAGGAAGCCCATGAACGGGAGTTGATCGGGCTTTTGGATGAAGAGCGTCTCCACTATGTCGGTTCTGTCGTGCTGGGTTTAAACGATGCGCTTGTTGAGTTCACGGGCTCACTTGCCGGGCTCACATTTGCTATCCAGAACTCTCAGGTAATAGCAATTGCCGGGCTTATCATGGGGGTTGCCGCATCTCTCTCGATGGCAGCATCCGAGTACCTGTCACAGAAATCAGAAAGCGGATCCAAAAACCCGCTGAAAGCCTCGCTGTATACCGGCATCACCTATCTCATGACTGTTGCCCTGCTGATCCTTCCCTTCCTTCTCCTTTCCAATCCTTATATCGCCCTGCCCCTTACCCTTGGTGCCGCAGTACTCGTGATCTTTTTGTTTACGTTTTATATATCCGTGGCAAAGGATCTGCCGTTTATCCGAAGGTTTGGTGAGATGGTGGCCATCAGCATGGGGATCGCGGGGATCTCATTTGTGATCGGGATAATAATCCGCCTCGTTCTGCACGTGGATGTTTAA